One genomic segment of Oreochromis aureus strain Israel breed Guangdong linkage group 9, ZZ_aureus, whole genome shotgun sequence includes these proteins:
- the LOC116329934 gene encoding zinc finger protein 883-like, with protein MSSTQKDQHGARSQRSQEADKPHRRKREKTYTCDECGKDFTGKDSLKRHQVIHTGERPFSCDLCGKTFSWKDALKKHQLIHSGVKAYSCNQCGRAFTQSSQLQKHVVTHSGIKAYSCDICGKTFSHIESRNKHLRIHTRHVVYCCDQCDKQFITGTDLQQHMFTHTEERPYKCDLCEKTFKSPRNLRRHQQIHTRKRLYKCSYCEKQSDTDGSSSQPCHHCGGGKDFRCDLCGKTFNWEISLKNHQRKHTGDKLKYCKECGRSFTTPTELKRHELIHSGVKKHLCDQCGSSFTTASHFKRHKRVHTGEKPYKCRHCDKSFSHSSNRNDHERTHMEGNYSCDQCDKSFRNLSSYSKNKRSHVTNKLFHWGTDRAEHHAISWELGAKLQSGKFWGMLSDGSVDITKVEQEIIYIVSVSINGEFTSDSLGLIELGADRTAQGWTCETSCGHRLV; from the exons atgagctcaacacagaag gaccaacatggagcgagaagtcagcgctctcaggaggccgacaaacctcacagaagaaagagagagaaaacatacacctgtgacgagtgtgggaaggattttactggGAAGGATTCACTAAAGcggcatcaggtcatccacactggagagagaccgttcagctgtgacttgtgtggaaagactTTCTCTTGGAAGGATGctctaaaaaaacaccaactcatccacagtggagttaaagcgtacagctgtaatcagtgtggcagagcttttactcaaagtAGCCAACTGCAGAAGCAtgtagttacccactctggaattaaggcatacagctgtgacatttgtggaaaaactttcagccacATAGAGAGCCGAAATAaacacctacgcattcacaccagacatgttgtgtactgctgtgatcagtgtgataaACAGTTTATAACAGGCACAGATTTACAACAACATATGTTTACCCACACcgaggagagaccttataaatgtgacctgtgtgagaagacttttaaatctccacgtaacctgagacgacaccaacagatccacaccagaaagagactctacaagtgcagttactgtgag aagcagagcgacacagatggatccagttctcaaccctgtcatcactgtggtggtgggaaagactttcGTTGTGACCTCTGTGGCAAAACTTTCAATTGGGAAATCTCCCTAAAAAACCATCAACgtaaacacactggagacaaactgaaatactgcaaagaatgtgggagaagcttcaccACACCAACTGAGTTAAAACGACatgaactgattcacagtggggttaaaaagcacctctgtgatcagtgtgggtcatccttcaccactgcaagTCACTTTAAACGacacaaacgagtccacacaggagagaaaccatacaagtgcagacactgtgacaaaagcttctcacattCAAGTAATCGTAACGatcatgaacgtacacacatggaaggaaactacagctgtgaccagtgtgacaagagcttcaggaatctcagttcatactccaaaaacaaacgatcccacgttactaataaactgtttcactg GGGCACGGATCGTGCAGAGCATCACGCCATCAGCTGGGAGTTAGGAGCCAAATTGCAGTCTGGCAAATTTTGGGGGATGCTTTCTGATGGATCTGTGGACATCACAAAAGTCGAGCAGGAAATCATTTACATTGTGTCTGTGTCCATCAACGGAGAGTTTACCTCTGACTCTCTTGGACTGATTGAACTGGGTGCTGACCGCACCGCACAGGGATGGACTTGTGAGACTTCCTGTGGACACAGACTTGTATGA